In Candidatus Caccoplasma merdavium, one DNA window encodes the following:
- a CDS encoding glycosyltransferase family 2 protein → MIGNKKVVVVMPAYNAEKTLKQTYDEIPFDIVDEVILTDDCSKDNTVEEAARLGIKEILVHERNKGYGGNQKTCYNRALELGADIVIMLHPDYQYTPKLIASMAYVIANDVYPVVLASRILGKGARKGGMPWVKYVANRILTFTQNILLNQKLSEYHTGYRAFSAEVLRAINYNTDSDDFVFDNEMLAQIFWTGYEIGEVTCPTKYFDEASSINMIRSSIYGLGVLRVSIVYRLCKWHLATSRLFPKKKK, encoded by the coding sequence ATGATAGGAAACAAGAAAGTCGTCGTGGTGATGCCGGCCTACAATGCCGAGAAGACCTTGAAGCAGACCTATGACGAAATACCGTTTGACATTGTCGATGAGGTCATTCTCACCGACGATTGCAGCAAAGACAATACCGTGGAGGAGGCTGCCCGCCTTGGCATAAAGGAGATTCTCGTGCACGAGCGCAACAAGGGCTACGGCGGCAACCAAAAGACCTGTTACAACCGGGCGTTGGAGCTGGGTGCCGACATCGTCATCATGCTGCACCCCGATTACCAATACACCCCCAAGCTCATAGCCTCGATGGCATACGTCATTGCCAACGATGTCTATCCCGTCGTGTTGGCTTCCCGCATACTGGGCAAAGGGGCCCGCAAAGGCGGCATGCCGTGGGTGAAATATGTGGCCAACCGCATCTTGACCTTTACGCAGAATATCCTGCTCAACCAGAAACTCTCGGAATACCACACCGGCTATCGGGCCTTCTCGGCCGAGGTGCTGCGGGCAATCAATTACAATACCGACTCCGACGATTTCGTTTTCGACAACGAGATGCTGGCGCAAATCTTCTGGACCGGCTACGAGATAGGAGAGGTGACCTGCCCCACCAAATATTTCGATGAGGCTTCTTCCATCAATATGATTCGCAGCAGTATCTACGGATTGGGTGTGCTGCGGGTGTCGATAGTTTACCGCCTGTGCAAGTGGCACCTGGCTACATCGAGACTTTTCCCCAAAAAGAAAAAATAG
- the pyrB gene encoding aspartate carbamoyltransferase — MRRNESLVSITDYSKEEILEVLETAKLFEKNPNRHVLDGKVIATLFFEPSTRTRLSFETAVNRLGGHVIGFSDASTTSSTKGETLKDTIIMVSNYVDLIIMRHYLDGAARYASEVSPKPIINAGDGSNQHPSQTMLDLYSIYKTQGTLENLNITMVGDLKYGRTVHSLLMAMSHFHPTFHFVAPEELKMPEEYKLYCDKLGIAYAEHHDFTEEIINQADILYMTRVQRERFTDLMEYEKVKNVYTLRNAMLENSKPNLRILHPLPRVNEIAYDVDDNPKAYYFEQAKNGLYARQAIICKVLGIKIND, encoded by the coding sequence ATGAGAAGAAACGAGAGTTTAGTATCCATTACCGATTATTCCAAAGAAGAAATTTTGGAAGTGCTCGAAACAGCCAAACTCTTTGAGAAGAACCCCAACCGCCATGTTCTCGACGGCAAGGTCATCGCCACCCTGTTTTTTGAGCCGTCGACACGCACGAGACTGAGTTTTGAAACAGCCGTGAACCGATTGGGCGGCCATGTCATCGGATTTTCCGATGCCTCGACGACCAGTTCGACCAAAGGGGAAACGCTGAAAGACACCATCATCATGGTGAGCAACTATGTCGACCTCATCATCATGCGCCACTATCTCGACGGTGCCGCCCGCTACGCCTCGGAGGTATCGCCCAAGCCCATCATCAACGCCGGAGACGGGTCGAACCAACACCCGTCGCAGACGATGCTCGACCTCTACTCCATCTACAAGACACAAGGCACTCTCGAAAATCTCAACATCACCATGGTGGGCGACCTCAAATACGGCCGCACGGTACACTCGCTGCTCATGGCCATGTCGCACTTCCACCCCACTTTCCACTTTGTCGCTCCCGAAGAGCTGAAAATGCCCGAAGAGTACAAGCTCTACTGCGACAAGCTGGGCATCGCCTATGCCGAGCACCACGACTTTACCGAGGAAATCATCAACCAGGCCGACATCTTGTATATGACCCGTGTGCAACGCGAACGATTTACCGACCTGATGGAGTATGAAAAGGTGAAAAACGTCTATACCCTGCGCAACGCCATGCTCGAAAACAGCAAACCGAACCTGCGCATTCTGCACCCGCTGCCCCGTGTCAACGAGATTGCCTACGACGTCGACGACAACCCCAAGGCTTACTACTTCGAGCAGGCCAAGAACGGCCTTTATGCCCGACAAGCCATCATCTGCAAAGTACTGGGCATCAAAATCAACGACTAA
- a CDS encoding aspartate carbamoyltransferase regulatory subunit gives MELSDKELKVAALENGTVIDHIPSDQLFNVVTLLGLDKLDKSITIGNNLCSHKIGKKGIIKIADTYFKQDEINKIAILAPNAKINIIKNYTVIDKQTVSLPDTLIDTIRCANPKCITNNEPMPTVFDVIDKEHIVVKCRYCEQAIAKNEIKLK, from the coding sequence ATGGAACTCTCTGATAAAGAACTGAAAGTGGCCGCCCTCGAAAACGGCACCGTCATAGACCATATACCCTCGGACCAACTTTTCAACGTCGTGACCCTCCTCGGCCTCGACAAGCTCGACAAGAGCATCACCATCGGCAACAACCTTTGCAGCCATAAAATAGGGAAAAAAGGCATCATAAAAATCGCCGATACCTACTTCAAGCAAGACGAGATAAACAAAATCGCCATTTTGGCCCCCAACGCCAAAATCAACATCATAAAAAATTATACCGTCATCGACAAGCAAACCGTGTCACTGCCCGACACCCTCATCGACACCATACGCTGCGCCAACCCCAAGTGCATCACCAACAACGAACCGATGCCCACGGTCTTCGACGTCATCGACAAAGAACACATCGTCGTGAAGTGCCGCTATTGCGAACAAGCGATTGCAAAAAACGAAATCAAGCTCAAATAA
- a CDS encoding flavin reductase family protein, which produces MAKERITPSGEKVEWKPGTMIYPLPAALISCGATPDEYNVLTASWVGTICSNPPMCYVSVRPERHSHPIIERNMAFVINLTTEELARVTDWCGVRSGKEFDKFAECGLTPVASKKVAAPYLKESPLSIECNVREVLHLGSHDMFIADVEGILADAAFIDTETGAFDMEKAGLLVYSHGHYYKTGDPIGKFGWSVEKKRK; this is translated from the coding sequence ATGGCCAAAGAGAGAATCACCCCATCGGGTGAAAAAGTAGAATGGAAACCCGGCACGATGATATACCCGCTGCCGGCCGCCCTCATCAGTTGCGGGGCAACGCCCGACGAATACAATGTGCTCACCGCCAGCTGGGTGGGAACGATATGCAGCAATCCGCCCATGTGTTATGTCTCGGTGCGTCCCGAACGCCACTCCCACCCCATCATCGAGCGCAACATGGCCTTTGTCATCAACCTCACCACCGAAGAGCTGGCCCGCGTCACCGACTGGTGCGGCGTGCGCTCGGGCAAAGAGTTCGACAAATTTGCCGAATGCGGCCTCACCCCCGTCGCCTCGAAAAAAGTCGCCGCGCCCTACCTGAAAGAGTCGCCGCTGAGCATCGAATGCAACGTGCGGGAGGTCCTGCACCTCGGCAGCCACGACATGTTCATCGCCGACGTAGAGGGAATACTCGCCGACGCCGCTTTCATCGACACCGAGACCGGAGCCTTCGACATGGAAAAAGCCGGCCTGCTGGTCTATTCCCACGGCCACTACTACAAGACGGGCGACCCTATCGGGAAATTCGGTTGGTCGGTCGAGAAAAAAAGGAAATGA
- a CDS encoding serine hydroxymethyltransferase produces MKRDNAIFDIIESEHQRQMKGIELIASENFVSDQVMQAMGSCLTNKYAEGYPGKRYYGGCEVVDQAEQLAIDRLKEIFGAEWANVQPHSGAQANMAVFMAVLNPGDKFLGLNLSHGGHLSHGSPVNFSGLMFQPLEYGVKEDTGYVDYDMMEEVALRERPKLIVGGASAYSREWDYARMRRIADEIGAILMIDMAHPAGLIAAGLLDNPLKYAHIVTSTTHKTLRGPRGGIILMGKDFDNPWGKTTPKGEIKKMSALLDSAVFPGVQGGPLEHVIAAKAVAFGEALQPEYKEYQKQVKKNAATMAQAFIDKGYKIISNGTDNHCMLIDLRTKFPDLTGKVAEKALVAADITANKNMVPFDSRSPFQTSGIRLGTPAITTRGAKEDLMLEIVEMIDTVLKAPENEAVIKSVREKVNATMKNYPIFAY; encoded by the coding sequence ATGAAGAGAGACAACGCCATCTTCGACATCATCGAGAGCGAACACCAACGCCAGATGAAAGGAATCGAACTTATCGCCTCTGAAAATTTCGTTAGCGACCAAGTGATGCAAGCCATGGGCTCGTGCCTCACCAACAAATATGCCGAAGGCTATCCCGGCAAACGCTACTACGGAGGTTGTGAAGTGGTGGACCAAGCCGAGCAACTGGCCATCGACCGGTTGAAAGAGATTTTCGGCGCCGAATGGGCCAACGTACAACCCCACTCGGGTGCACAAGCCAACATGGCCGTATTCATGGCCGTACTGAATCCCGGAGACAAATTCCTCGGTCTCAACCTCTCACACGGCGGTCACCTCTCGCACGGTTCTCCCGTGAACTTCTCGGGATTGATGTTCCAACCCTTGGAATATGGCGTAAAAGAAGATACCGGCTATGTCGACTATGACATGATGGAAGAGGTCGCCCTGCGCGAACGCCCGAAACTGATTGTCGGCGGTGCATCGGCCTACTCCCGCGAATGGGACTATGCCCGCATGCGTCGCATTGCCGACGAGATTGGCGCAATCCTCATGATAGACATGGCACACCCGGCCGGTCTCATTGCCGCCGGATTGCTCGACAACCCGTTGAAATATGCCCACATCGTCACCTCGACCACCCACAAGACACTCCGCGGCCCGCGCGGCGGTATCATCTTGATGGGCAAAGACTTTGACAACCCTTGGGGCAAAACCACGCCCAAAGGAGAAATCAAGAAAATGTCGGCCCTGCTCGACTCGGCCGTTTTCCCCGGCGTACAAGGCGGCCCGCTCGAACATGTCATCGCAGCCAAAGCCGTAGCCTTCGGCGAAGCCCTGCAACCCGAATACAAGGAATACCAAAAACAGGTGAAGAAAAATGCAGCCACCATGGCTCAGGCCTTCATCGACAAAGGCTACAAAATCATCTCCAACGGTACCGACAACCACTGCATGCTCATCGACCTGCGCACCAAATTCCCCGACCTCACCGGTAAAGTGGCCGAGAAAGCCCTTGTTGCCGCCGACATCACGGCCAACAAGAACATGGTACCCTTCGACAGCCGTTCGCCGTTCCAGACATCGGGTATCCGCTTGGGAACGCCGGCCATCACCACCCGCGGCGCCAAGGAAGACCTCATGCTCGAAATCGTCGAAATGATCGACACCGTGCTCAAAGCACCCGAAAACGAGGCCGTCATCAAGAGCGTCCGTGAGAAAGTAAACGCCACGATGAAAAATTATCCCATCTTCGCTTACTAA
- the rplT gene encoding 50S ribosomal protein L20 gives MPRSVNHVASRARRKKILKLTRGYYGARKNVWTVAKNTWEKGLTYAYRDRKAKKRNFRALWIQRINAAARLEGLSYSKLMGALHKAGIEINRKVLADLAMNNPEAFRAIVLQAKNAQ, from the coding sequence ATGCCAAGATCAGTCAATCACGTTGCTTCAAGAGCAAGAAGAAAAAAAATCCTGAAACTTACCCGCGGATATTACGGTGCCCGCAAAAACGTGTGGACCGTTGCCAAAAATACCTGGGAAAAAGGTCTTACCTATGCTTACCGTGATCGCAAAGCCAAAAAACGCAACTTCCGCGCCCTTTGGATTCAGCGTATCAACGCAGCCGCCCGTCTCGAAGGTCTTTCTTATTCGAAACTGATGGGTGCCCTGCACAAAGCCGGAATCGAGATCAACCGCAAAGTTCTTGCCGACCTGGCCATGAACAATCCCGAAGCATTCCGCGCTATCGTGTTGCAAGCAAAAAATGCCCAGTAA
- the rpmI gene encoding 50S ribosomal protein L35 yields MPKMKTNSGAKKRFTLTGSGKIKRKHAFKSHILTKKTKKQKRNLTHFGLVDRADMKNVKELLTLR; encoded by the coding sequence ATGCCGAAGATGAAAACTAACTCCGGTGCCAAAAAAAGGTTTACCCTTACCGGATCAGGAAAAATCAAAAGAAAACACGCTTTCAAAAGTCACATTCTGACCAAGAAGACCAAGAAACAAAAAAGAAATTTGACCCATTTTGGTCTCGTTGATCGTGCCGACATGAAGAACGTAAAAGAGTTGCTCACCCTGAGATAA
- a CDS encoding translation initiation factor IF-3: MEKNNEVGNNNKRNVPPKKDGVNQYSINERIRAREVRLVGENVEQGVYSTHDALRIAEEQGLDLVEISPNAVPPVCRVIDYQKFLYQQKKRLKEQKAKSTKVVVKEIRFGPQTDDHDYNFKLKHAKGFLEEGAKVKAYVFFKGRSILFKEQGEVLLLRFANDLEDYGKVEQMPLLEGKRMIIVLTPKKK; encoded by the coding sequence ATGGAGAAAAACAACGAAGTAGGGAATAATAACAAGCGAAACGTTCCCCCCAAAAAAGACGGTGTAAACCAGTATTCTATCAACGAAAGAATACGGGCGCGTGAAGTCCGCCTTGTCGGAGAAAATGTCGAACAGGGAGTTTATTCCACACACGACGCTCTGCGCATTGCCGAAGAACAAGGTCTCGACCTGGTCGAGATTTCTCCCAATGCCGTCCCCCCGGTTTGCCGGGTCATCGATTACCAGAAGTTTCTCTATCAGCAGAAGAAACGACTGAAAGAGCAAAAGGCCAAATCGACGAAAGTCGTTGTCAAGGAAATCCGTTTCGGACCGCAGACCGACGACCACGATTACAACTTCAAGCTCAAACACGCCAAAGGCTTCCTCGAAGAAGGCGCCAAGGTAAAGGCTTATGTCTTTTTCAAAGGCCGTTCGATTCTCTTCAAGGAGCAGGGAGAGGTACTGTTGCTGCGCTTTGCCAATGACCTCGAAGACTACGGAAAAGTGGAGCAGATGCCCCTTCTCGAAGGGAAACGCATGATTATCGTGCTTACCCCCAAGAAAAAATAA
- the thrS gene encoding threonine--tRNA ligase, protein MIKITFPDNSVKEFAAGTTPLQIAESISQRLAQDVLAAKVNEQEWDLTRPIESDATIQLYKWDDPEGKHAFWHSSAHLMAEALQELYPGIKFGIGPAIENGFYYDVDPGETPIKEGDFAAIEAKMMELAARKEEIVRKNISKADALKMFGDRGEEYKVELISELEDGTISTYTQGAFTDLCRGPHLPNTAPIKAVKILSLAGAYWRGDEKRHQLTRLYGITFPKKKMLDEYLTLLEEAKKRDHRKIGKEMELFMFSDTVGKGLPMWLPKGTELRLRLQSFLRRIQARYDYQEVITPPIGNKLLYITSGHYAKYGKDSFQPIHTPEEGEEYFLKPMNCPHHCMIYKNSPRSYKDLPLRLAEFGTVCRYEQSGELHGLTRVRSFTQDDAHIFCRPDQVKDEFLRVMDIISIVFRSMNFQNFEAQISLRDKVNREKYIGSEENWEKAEQAIIEACEEKGLKAKIEYGEAAFYGPKLDFMVKDAIGRRWQLGTIQVDYNLPERFELEYTGSDNQKHRPVMIHRAPFGSMERFVAVLIEHTAGKFPLWLTPEQVVVMPISEKFNDYAAKVAHELKQKDIRAVVDDRNEKIGRKIRDNELKKIPYMLIVGEKEAENDEVSVRKQGEGDKGIMKITTFAEILTKEVEDMINQW, encoded by the coding sequence ATGATAAAAATTACTTTCCCCGATAACTCGGTGAAGGAATTCGCTGCCGGAACCACCCCGCTGCAAATCGCCGAGAGTATCAGTCAACGGTTGGCACAAGACGTGTTGGCCGCCAAAGTCAATGAACAAGAATGGGACCTTACTCGCCCCATCGAGAGCGATGCCACCATACAATTATACAAATGGGACGACCCCGAGGGCAAACACGCTTTCTGGCACAGCTCGGCACACCTCATGGCCGAAGCCTTGCAGGAGCTCTACCCCGGCATCAAGTTCGGTATCGGTCCGGCCATCGAGAACGGATTCTATTACGATGTCGACCCGGGAGAGACCCCCATTAAGGAAGGCGACTTTGCCGCCATCGAGGCCAAGATGATGGAACTGGCCGCCCGCAAGGAAGAAATCGTGCGCAAGAACATCTCCAAGGCCGACGCCCTCAAAATGTTTGGCGACCGTGGAGAAGAATATAAGGTAGAACTCATCAGCGAGCTCGAAGACGGTACGATTTCGACCTACACCCAAGGCGCGTTTACCGACCTTTGCCGTGGCCCGCACCTCCCCAATACCGCTCCCATCAAAGCCGTGAAAATACTCTCGTTGGCAGGAGCCTATTGGCGTGGCGACGAAAAACGTCACCAGCTCACCCGCCTCTACGGTATCACGTTCCCCAAGAAAAAAATGCTCGATGAGTACCTGACGTTGCTCGAAGAGGCCAAGAAACGCGACCACCGCAAGATAGGCAAGGAGATGGAGCTCTTCATGTTCTCCGACACCGTGGGCAAGGGTCTGCCCATGTGGTTGCCCAAAGGTACCGAGTTGCGTCTGCGTCTGCAATCGTTCCTCCGTCGCATACAGGCCCGCTATGATTACCAAGAGGTCATCACTCCGCCCATCGGCAACAAGCTCCTCTACATCACTTCGGGACACTATGCCAAGTATGGCAAGGATTCGTTCCAGCCCATACACACCCCCGAGGAGGGCGAAGAGTACTTCCTCAAACCCATGAACTGCCCCCACCACTGCATGATATACAAGAACTCACCCCGTTCCTACAAGGACCTGCCTCTGCGCTTGGCCGAGTTCGGAACCGTGTGCCGGTATGAGCAGAGCGGTGAGTTGCACGGCCTTACCCGTGTGCGCAGTTTCACGCAGGACGATGCCCACATCTTCTGCCGCCCCGACCAGGTAAAAGACGAATTCCTGCGCGTGATGGATATCATCTCCATCGTCTTCCGTTCGATGAACTTCCAAAACTTCGAAGCCCAGATTTCGTTGCGCGACAAAGTCAACCGCGAAAAATACATCGGAAGCGAAGAAAACTGGGAAAAAGCCGAGCAGGCCATCATCGAAGCCTGTGAGGAGAAGGGGCTCAAAGCCAAAATCGAATACGGCGAAGCCGCCTTCTACGGCCCGAAACTCGACTTCATGGTCAAAGATGCCATCGGCCGCCGCTGGCAGTTGGGAACCATTCAGGTCGACTACAACCTGCCCGAACGTTTTGAACTCGAATACACCGGCAGCGACAACCAGAAACACCGCCCCGTGATGATTCACCGTGCCCCCTTCGGCTCGATGGAGCGTTTCGTGGCCGTGCTCATCGAGCACACCGCCGGCAAGTTCCCCTTGTGGCTCACCCCCGAGCAGGTGGTGGTCATGCCCATCAGCGAGAAATTCAACGACTATGCCGCCAAAGTGGCACACGAGCTCAAACAAAAAGATATACGCGCCGTCGTCGATGACCGCAACGAGAAAATCGGACGCAAAATTCGCGACAATGAGTTGAAAAAAATACCCTATATGCTCATCGTTGGAGAGAAAGAAGCAGAAAATGATGAAGTTTCTGTAAGAAAACAGGGCGAAGGTGATAAAGGTATTATGAAAATTACTACCTTTGCCGAAATTCTCACCAAAGAGGTCGAGGATATGATAAACCAATGGTAA
- a CDS encoding tetratricopeptide repeat protein, with protein MRRFILLFLLFMSAFRPTVAQLNTERITYIGRNALYFEDYVLAIQYFNRVIQVKPYLAEPYFYRSVAKLSLEDFSGAEEDATEAIERNPFIVDAYQVRGIARQNSGDYQGAIADYEAGLRYAPENRQMLLNKAIAEVQSEQYARADSSFSRLIALHPSYYNAYVSRGQYHILRGDTLAALTDLDKAIGVDKNRAQAYAQRGVLTALYRNDYDAALADIDRALRLEPNTPSHYINRALIRYYREDLRGAMDDYDKVISLDPTNLIARYNRGLLSLTVGAKNDALSDFNYYLQREPDNLMARYNRAILLSDLGEYRAAVGDFDAVLEAYPDFYQGFYARSEAKRLSGDASGGKKDYDHAMALYEASKKSGVAVTDTTKASQNDADGKVRKESDRNINKFDRLLVADNTAGVEQEYASHIRGRIQDRMQKVEISPQFALTYYEKNDGVRRNVAYVPELAELNRSRLFAKRLLLSNASQPLDSLQAASHFTSVADYSRLIAINPSNPVPFFGRAIDFMLLQDFDNALADLDRVVTLSPDFMFAYFLRAYVRCKQIDYQLSTTTTETIGSYSISSTPGVVTQPSKLADLGLVREPSTVEYEMVLHDYDMAIALAPRFAYTYYNRANVRCGRQDFKAALADYTAAIERNPDFAEAYYNRGLVYIYLGRNDEGIADLSKAGELGIVAAYNVIKRLSD; from the coding sequence ATGCGCCGATTCATACTTTTGTTTTTGTTGTTCATGTCAGCTTTCCGGCCGACTGTGGCGCAGCTCAATACCGAGCGTATTACCTACATCGGGCGCAATGCACTCTATTTCGAAGATTATGTGCTGGCCATTCAATATTTCAACCGCGTCATACAGGTGAAACCCTATTTGGCCGAACCCTATTTCTACCGTTCGGTCGCCAAGCTGAGCCTCGAAGATTTCAGCGGTGCCGAAGAAGATGCCACCGAAGCCATCGAGCGGAATCCGTTCATTGTCGATGCCTATCAGGTGCGCGGTATCGCCCGGCAGAACAGCGGTGATTACCAGGGAGCCATAGCCGATTATGAAGCGGGTTTGCGCTATGCGCCCGAAAACCGGCAGATGTTGCTCAATAAGGCCATCGCCGAGGTGCAGTCGGAGCAATATGCCCGGGCCGACAGCTCTTTCTCCCGCCTCATCGCGCTGCACCCGTCTTATTATAACGCCTATGTGAGCCGGGGACAGTACCATATCCTGCGGGGCGATACGCTGGCCGCCCTGACCGACCTCGACAAGGCCATCGGGGTCGACAAGAACCGGGCGCAAGCCTATGCCCAACGCGGAGTGCTCACGGCACTCTATCGCAACGATTACGATGCGGCACTGGCCGACATCGACCGTGCGTTGCGCCTCGAACCCAACACCCCCTCGCACTACATCAACCGAGCACTCATACGTTATTACCGCGAGGATTTGCGCGGTGCCATGGACGATTACGACAAGGTCATTTCGCTCGACCCGACCAATCTCATTGCCCGTTACAACCGGGGACTGCTCTCGTTGACGGTCGGTGCCAAGAACGATGCCCTTTCCGATTTTAATTATTACCTCCAACGGGAACCCGACAACCTTATGGCTCGTTACAATCGCGCCATTCTTCTGAGCGACTTGGGCGAATATCGCGCGGCGGTCGGTGATTTCGATGCCGTGCTCGAAGCCTATCCCGATTTTTACCAGGGATTCTATGCCCGTTCCGAGGCCAAAAGGCTGTCGGGCGACGCGTCGGGCGGGAAAAAAGATTACGACCACGCCATGGCTCTCTATGAAGCGTCGAAAAAATCGGGCGTGGCCGTCACGGATACGACAAAGGCCAGCCAAAACGATGCCGACGGAAAAGTGCGTAAGGAGTCGGACCGCAACATCAACAAGTTCGACCGCCTTTTGGTGGCCGACAACACCGCCGGCGTAGAGCAAGAGTATGCCAGCCACATTCGCGGCCGCATACAAGACCGCATGCAGAAAGTCGAAATTTCTCCGCAGTTTGCGCTCACCTATTATGAGAAGAACGACGGCGTTCGACGCAACGTCGCCTATGTGCCCGAGTTGGCCGAGCTCAACCGCTCCCGTCTTTTTGCCAAACGGTTGCTTCTCTCCAATGCCTCACAGCCGCTCGATTCCTTGCAAGCCGCTTCGCACTTTACGTCGGTGGCCGACTATTCGCGTCTCATCGCCATCAATCCGTCCAATCCCGTGCCCTTCTTCGGACGGGCCATCGACTTCATGCTCCTGCAAGACTTCGACAATGCCTTGGCCGACCTTGACCGCGTGGTGACGTTGAGTCCCGATTTCATGTTTGCCTATTTCCTGCGTGCCTACGTCCGTTGCAAGCAGATTGATTACCAGCTTTCGACGACCACGACCGAGACCATCGGTTCCTATTCCATCTCATCGACCCCCGGTGTCGTCACCCAACCGAGCAAGCTCGCCGACCTCGGCCTCGTGCGGGAGCCCTCCACGGTCGAGTATGAAATGGTCCTGCACGACTACGACATGGCCATAGCTCTGGCACCCCGCTTTGCCTATACCTACTATAACCGGGCCAATGTGCGGTGCGGCCGTCAAGACTTCAAGGCCGCCCTTGCCGATTACACGGCCGCCATAGAGCGCAATCCCGATTTTGCCGAAGCCTATTACAACCGTGGGCTGGTGTATATCTATCTCGGTCGGAACGATGAAGGTATTGCCGATCTCAGCAAGGCCGGCGAGCTGGGCATCGTTGCCGCTTACAACGTCATCAAGCGGCTTAGCGACTAA
- a CDS encoding cytidylate kinase-like family protein, with amino-acid sequence MNENFIITIGRQFGSGGREIGRLLSRMMNIGYYDKELMQEAARESGIDTHYFEKADETTPTGFYHAMLGLSSFNYGNTLCNETIFKLQADVIQNIARKHSCVIVGRCADYILRENPRCISIFIHASMSDRVARIQKHEALSEKEAIEKANKTDKRRASYYNFYSDKEWGVASSYNLSVDSSLLGTEDTARMIKEFVEKRLSLIDRYGVLLPRQ; translated from the coding sequence ATGAACGAGAACTTTATCATAACCATCGGCCGGCAGTTCGGCAGCGGAGGCCGGGAGATAGGACGGCTCCTTTCCCGCATGATGAACATCGGTTACTACGACAAGGAGTTGATGCAGGAAGCCGCCCGGGAGAGCGGCATCGACACGCACTACTTCGAGAAAGCCGACGAGACGACGCCGACAGGCTTCTACCATGCCATGTTGGGACTCTCATCATTCAATTACGGGAACACGCTATGCAACGAGACCATTTTCAAGTTGCAGGCCGATGTGATACAAAACATCGCCCGCAAGCACTCTTGCGTCATCGTGGGTCGGTGCGCCGATTACATTCTAAGGGAAAATCCGCGTTGCATTTCGATTTTCATACACGCCTCCATGAGCGACCGCGTGGCCCGCATTCAAAAACATGAAGCGTTATCGGAAAAAGAGGCGATAGAAAAGGCAAACAAGACCGACAAACGACGTGCCAGCTACTACAACTTCTACTCCGACAAGGAATGGGGAGTAGCTTCGTCATACAATCTCTCGGTCGACTCTTCGCTTTTGGGAACCGAAGATACCGCCCGCATGATAAAAGAGTTTGTCGAGAAACGCCTCTCCCTTATCGACAGGTACGGCGTCCTTCTGCCTCGTCAATAA
- a CDS encoding YjbQ family protein — MIRQHLIVLPARCRGYHLITSSISKALGELPEAGLLHLFIQHTSAALTINENADPSVRTDFESALNRLVPEGEAYYTHTLEGCDDMPAHIKCSLIGPSLTIPVRDGRLALGTWQGIYLCEFRDYGGDRRILATLYY, encoded by the coding sequence ATGATACGCCAGCATCTCATCGTCCTCCCGGCTCGTTGTCGGGGGTACCATCTGATTACCTCTTCTATATCGAAGGCTTTGGGCGAATTGCCCGAGGCCGGATTGCTCCATCTTTTCATTCAGCACACTTCGGCGGCACTGACTATAAACGAAAATGCCGACCCTTCGGTGCGGACCGATTTCGAGTCGGCCCTGAATCGCCTTGTGCCCGAGGGAGAAGCCTATTACACCCACACGCTCGAAGGGTGCGATGACATGCCGGCACATATCAAGTGCTCGCTTATCGGTCCGTCGCTGACGATACCTGTGCGTGACGGCCGGTTGGCCCTTGGAACGTGGCAGGGCATTTACCTGTGTGAGTTCCGCGACTATGGCGGCGACCGGCGTATATTGGCTACCTTGTATTATTGA